Proteins encoded by one window of Pseudomonas sp. PSKL.D1:
- a CDS encoding 4a-hydroxytetrahydrobiopterin dehydratase has protein sequence MTALNQAHCEACRADAPKVTDEELATLIREIPEWNIETRDGHMELERVFLFKNFKHALAFTNAVGEIAEAEGHHPGLLTEWGKVTVTWWSHSIKGLHRNDFIMCARTDKVAKTAEGRK, from the coding sequence ATGACCGCCTTGAACCAAGCCCATTGCGAAGCCTGCCGCGCCGACGCGCCGAAAGTCACCGACGAAGAGCTGGCCACGCTGATCCGCGAAATCCCGGAATGGAACATCGAAACACGCGACGGCCACATGGAGCTGGAGCGCGTGTTCCTGTTCAAAAACTTCAAGCACGCCCTGGCCTTCACCAATGCCGTGGGCGAAATTGCCGAAGCCGAAGGCCACCACCCGGGCCTGCTGACCGAGTGGGGCAAAGTGACCGTGACCTGGTGGAGCCACTCGATCAAAGGGCTGCACCGCAACGATTTCATCATGTGTGCGCGCACCGACAAAGTTGCCAAAACCGCCGAAGGCCGCAAGTAA
- the ydiJ gene encoding D-2-hydroxyglutarate dehydrogenase YdiJ, with protein MIAQLPTRAPDANYPEFLEALRNSGFRGQISADYGTRTVLATDNSIYQRLPQAAVFPLDADDVARVAALMGEARFQQVKLTPRGGGTGTNGQSLTDGIVVDLSRHMNTILEINVEERWVRVQAGVVKDQLNAALKPHGLFFAPELSTSNRATVGGMINTDASGQGSCTYGKTRDHVLELHSVLLGGERLHSLPLDDAALEQACAAPGRVGEVYRMAREIQETQADLIESTFPKLNRCLTGYDLAHLRDEQGRFNLNSVLCGAEGSLGYVVEAKLNVLPIPKYAVLVNVRYTSFMDALRDANALMALKPLSIETVDSKVLMLAMKDIVWHSVAEYFPADPERPTLGINLVEFCGDEPAEVSARVEAFIQHLQTDTSVERLGHTLAEGAEAVTRVYTMRKRSVGLLGNVEGEVRPQPFVEDTAVPPEQLADYIADFRALLDGYGLAYGMFGHVDAGVLHVRPALDMKDPAQAALVKPISDAVAALTKSYGGLLWGEHGKGLRSEYVPEYFGELYPALQRLKGAFDPNNQLNPGKICTPPDSVEGLTKVDGVTLRGDLDRTINERVWQDFPSAVHCNGNGACYNYDPNDAMCPSWKATRERQHSPKGRASLMREWLRLQGEADIDVLAAARNKVSWLKGLPARLRNNRARQQGQEDFSHEVYDAMAGCLACKSCAGQCPIKVNVPDFRSRFLELYHGRYQRPLRDYLIGSLEFTIPYLAHAPGLYNAVMGSKWVSKLLANQVGMVDSPLISRYNFQATLTRCRVGVASVPALRELTPAQRERSIVVVQDAFTRYFETPLLAAFIELAHRLGHRVFLAPYSANGKPLHVQGFLGAFAKAAIRNATQLKALADCGVPLVGLDPAMTLVYRQEYQKVPGLEECPKVLLPQEWLMDVLPEQAPTAPGNFRLMAHCTEKTNVPASTKQWEQVFARLGLKLVTEATGCCGMSGTYGHEARNQETSRTIFEQSWATKLDKEGEALATGYSCRSQVKRMTERQMRHPLEVVLQYAQR; from the coding sequence ATGATCGCCCAGCTGCCGACCCGTGCGCCTGACGCCAACTACCCCGAATTCCTTGAAGCCCTGCGCAACAGCGGCTTCCGTGGCCAGATCAGCGCCGACTACGGCACCCGTACGGTGCTGGCCACCGACAACTCGATTTACCAGCGCTTGCCCCAGGCGGCAGTGTTCCCGCTGGATGCCGACGATGTGGCGCGCGTGGCCGCGCTGATGGGGGAGGCGCGTTTCCAGCAGGTCAAGCTGACGCCGCGCGGCGGTGGTACCGGCACCAACGGCCAGTCGCTGACCGACGGTATCGTCGTCGACCTGTCGCGGCACATGAACACCATCCTCGAAATCAACGTCGAGGAGCGCTGGGTGCGTGTGCAGGCCGGTGTGGTCAAAGACCAGCTCAACGCCGCACTCAAGCCCCACGGGCTGTTCTTCGCCCCGGAGCTGTCCACCTCCAACCGCGCCACCGTTGGCGGCATGATCAACACCGATGCCAGCGGGCAGGGCAGCTGCACCTACGGCAAAACCCGTGACCACGTGCTTGAACTGCACAGCGTGCTGCTGGGTGGCGAGCGCCTGCACAGCCTGCCGCTCGACGATGCCGCGCTGGAGCAGGCCTGCGCCGCGCCAGGCAGGGTGGGCGAGGTGTACCGCATGGCGCGGGAGATTCAGGAAACCCAGGCCGACCTGATCGAAAGTACTTTCCCCAAGCTCAACCGCTGCCTGACTGGTTACGACCTGGCTCACCTGCGTGACGAGCAAGGCCGCTTCAACCTCAACAGCGTGCTGTGCGGTGCCGAGGGGTCGCTGGGTTATGTGGTCGAAGCCAAGCTCAACGTGCTGCCGATTCCGAAGTACGCCGTGCTGGTCAACGTGCGCTACACCAGCTTCATGGATGCCCTGCGCGATGCCAATGCGCTGATGGCGCTCAAGCCGCTGTCGATCGAGACAGTGGACTCCAAGGTGTTGATGCTGGCGATGAAGGACATCGTGTGGCACAGCGTCGCCGAATACTTCCCGGCCGACCCCGAGCGCCCGACGCTGGGCATCAACCTGGTGGAGTTCTGCGGTGATGAGCCGGCCGAGGTCAGCGCACGGGTCGAGGCCTTCATCCAGCACCTGCAAACCGACACCAGCGTCGAGCGCCTGGGCCATACCCTGGCGGAAGGTGCCGAGGCGGTGACCCGCGTTTACACCATGCGCAAGCGCTCGGTGGGGCTGCTGGGCAACGTTGAAGGCGAAGTGCGCCCGCAGCCGTTCGTAGAAGACACTGCCGTGCCGCCAGAGCAACTGGCCGACTACATCGCCGACTTCCGCGCGCTGCTCGACGGGTATGGCCTGGCCTACGGCATGTTCGGCCACGTCGATGCCGGCGTGTTGCACGTACGCCCGGCGCTGGACATGAAAGACCCGGCCCAGGCCGCATTGGTCAAGCCGATTTCCGATGCTGTGGCGGCGTTGACCAAAAGCTACGGCGGCCTGCTGTGGGGTGAGCACGGCAAAGGCTTGCGTTCGGAATACGTGCCGGAGTATTTCGGCGAGCTGTACCCAGCGCTGCAGCGTCTGAAGGGCGCGTTCGACCCGAACAACCAGCTCAACCCCGGCAAGATCTGTACGCCGCCCGATAGCGTCGAAGGCCTGACCAAGGTCGATGGCGTGACCCTGCGCGGCGACCTGGATCGAACCATCAATGAGCGCGTGTGGCAGGACTTCCCCAGCGCCGTGCACTGCAATGGCAACGGTGCCTGCTACAACTACGACCCCAACGACGCCATGTGCCCGTCGTGGAAGGCCACCCGCGAGCGCCAGCATTCGCCCAAGGGCCGCGCCTCGCTGATGCGCGAATGGCTGCGCCTGCAAGGCGAGGCAGACATCGACGTGCTGGCGGCGGCGCGCAACAAGGTGTCCTGGCTCAAAGGCTTGCCGGCTCGCCTGCGCAACAACCGTGCGCGCCAGCAGGGGCAGGAGGACTTTTCCCATGAAGTCTATGACGCCATGGCCGGCTGCCTGGCGTGCAAGTCGTGCGCTGGCCAGTGCCCGATCAAGGTCAACGTGCCGGATTTCCGCTCGCGCTTCCTCGAGCTGTACCACGGCCGCTACCAGCGCCCACTGCGTGATTACCTGATTGGTTCGCTGGAATTCACCATCCCGTACCTGGCCCACGCGCCGGGGCTGTACAACGCGGTGATGGGCTCGAAGTGGGTAAGCAAGCTGCTGGCCAACCAGGTGGGCATGGTCGATAGCCCGCTGATCAGCCGCTACAACTTCCAGGCCACGCTAACCCGCTGCCGCGTCGGCGTGGCCAGCGTGCCGGCGCTGCGCGAGCTGACCCCGGCCCAGCGCGAGCGCAGCATCGTGGTGGTGCAGGATGCCTTCACCCGCTACTTCGAGACACCATTGCTGGCTGCGTTCATCGAGCTCGCCCACCGCCTTGGCCATCGTGTATTCCTGGCGCCGTACAGCGCCAACGGCAAGCCGCTGCATGTGCAAGGCTTCCTGGGGGCGTTCGCCAAGGCGGCCATTCGCAATGCCACCCAGCTCAAGGCCCTGGCCGACTGCGGTGTGCCACTGGTAGGCCTGGACCCTGCGATGACGCTGGTGTATCGCCAGGAATACCAGAAGGTGCCGGGCCTTGAGGAATGCCCCAAGGTGCTGTTGCCGCAAGAGTGGTTGATGGACGTGCTGCCGGAGCAGGCGCCGACCGCGCCGGGCAATTTCCGCCTGATGGCGCATTGCACCGAGAAGACCAACGTGCCGGCCAGCACCAAGCAATGGGAACAGGTGTTTGCGCGGCTGGGGCTGAAGCTGGTGACCGAGGCCACTGGTTGCTGTGGCATGTCGGGTACTTATGGGCACGAAGCGCGTAACCAGGAAACGTCCCGGACCATCTTCGAGCAGTCGTGGGCGACCAAGCTGGACAAGGAGGGCGAGGCGCTGGCGACCGGTTACTCGTGCCGCAGCCAGGTCAAGCGCATGACCGAGCGGCAGATGCGCCACCCGTTGGAAGTGGTGTTGCAGTACGCGCAGCGTTAG
- a CDS encoding MFS transporter has translation MPDSPRPLAVTLQVVSIVLFTFIGYLNIGIPLAVLPGYVHNDLGFSAVIAGLVISVQYLATLLSRPTASRIIDNLGSKKAVMYGLFGCGLSGVFMLACAFLTHLPWASLACLFVGRLVLGSAESLVGSGSIGWGIGRVGAENTAKVISWNGIASYGALAVGAPLGVLMVKHLGLWSMGASIILLCGVGLLLAWPKRAAPIVSGVRLPFMQVLGKVFPHGSGLALGSIGFGTIATFITLYYASQGWANAALTLSLFGASFISARLLFGNLINRIGGFRVAIACLTVETLGLLMLWLAPSAEMALAGAALSGFGFSLVFPALGVEAVNQVSAANRGAAVGAYSLFIDLSLGITGPLVGAVASGFGFASMFLFAAAASCCGLVLSLYLYRQARLGRGD, from the coding sequence ATGCCCGACTCACCGCGCCCCCTTGCGGTCACCCTGCAAGTTGTTTCCATCGTCCTCTTCACCTTCATCGGCTACCTGAACATCGGCATCCCCCTGGCCGTGCTGCCCGGCTATGTACACAACGACCTGGGCTTCAGCGCCGTGATCGCGGGCCTGGTGATCAGCGTGCAGTACCTGGCCACCCTGCTCAGCCGCCCCACTGCCAGCCGCATCATCGACAACCTGGGCAGCAAGAAGGCGGTCATGTACGGCCTGTTCGGCTGCGGCCTGAGCGGCGTGTTCATGCTGGCCTGTGCGTTTCTCACCCACCTGCCGTGGGCAAGCCTGGCGTGCCTGTTTGTCGGGCGCCTGGTGCTGGGCAGTGCCGAAAGCCTGGTGGGCTCGGGCTCGATTGGCTGGGGCATTGGGCGGGTCGGCGCCGAGAACACCGCCAAGGTCATCTCATGGAATGGCATCGCTAGCTATGGTGCGCTGGCCGTCGGCGCGCCACTGGGCGTGTTGATGGTCAAGCACCTCGGGCTGTGGAGCATGGGTGCGAGCATCATCCTGCTATGTGGGGTCGGCCTGCTGCTGGCTTGGCCGAAACGGGCAGCGCCGATTGTCAGTGGCGTGCGCCTGCCGTTCATGCAGGTGCTGGGTAAAGTGTTCCCGCATGGCTCCGGGCTGGCACTGGGCTCGATTGGCTTCGGCACCATCGCCACCTTCATCACCCTGTATTACGCCAGCCAGGGCTGGGCCAACGCAGCGCTGACCCTGAGCCTGTTCGGTGCCAGCTTCATCAGTGCGCGCTTGTTGTTCGGCAACCTGATCAACCGCATTGGCGGGTTCCGCGTGGCGATCGCCTGCTTGACGGTGGAAACCTTGGGCCTGCTGATGCTCTGGCTGGCGCCCAGCGCGGAAATGGCCCTGGCCGGCGCGGCGTTGAGCGGTTTCGGGTTTTCGCTGGTGTTCCCGGCATTGGGCGTGGAGGCGGTGAACCAGGTGTCGGCGGCCAACCGCGGGGCCGCGGTGGGCGCGTATTCGCTGTTCATTGATTTGTCGCTGGGGATTACCGGGCCGCTGGTGGGCGCGGTGGCGTCGGGGTTCGGGTTTGCTTCGATGTTTTTGTTTGCTGCTGCGGCATCGTGTTGTGGATTGGTGTTGAGTTTGTATTTGTACAGGCAGGCGCGCCTTGGCAGGGGTGACTGA